The Streptomyces sp. NBC_01298 genome contains the following window.
GTCGTCGACGCCGCCGCCGAGGCTCCGCACCTCACGGGCGACCCCGGCCCGGTCTGACCCCGGAGCGAGTCCGGGGCGAGGCCGGCGGACGGCGCGGCCCGGCCCGGCCCGGTCGGCGCGGCGGGGCCCGGCCCGTGCGGCGGCCCGGGCCCGTGCCCGCGCGGTCGGGGTCTCGGGCTGCTGCGGTGGTGTCCGGGTCCGCGCCCGACGGGGCTACGCCGGCTGGAGGAGGTCCCAGCGGTTGCCGTAGAGGTCCTGGAAGACGGCGACCGAGCCGTACGGCTCGTGGCGCGGCTCCTCCAGGAAGCGGACGCCCTCCGCGGTCATCCGGGCGTGGTCGGCGGCGAAGTCGTCGGTGTACAGGAAGAAGCCGACCCGGCCGCCCGTCTGGTCGCCGACGCGGGAGCGCTGGGCGTCGTCCTTGGCGCGGGCCAGCAGCAGGGCCGACTCCTTGGCGCCCGGCGGGCGCACCACGACCCAGCGGGAGCCGTCCGGGCGCGCGGTGTCCTCGGCGAGGTCGAAGCCGAGCGCGCGGGTGTAGAAGTCGATGGCCTCGTCGTAGTCGTGGACCACGAGGGCGGTGAGGGCGAGGTGGGAGGACATGCCCTCATTGTGCTCCGAGGAGGACCACTTCCAGGGTGCGGGGCCCGTGCACGCCCTCCACCCGGTCCAGCTCGATGTCGCTGGTGGCGGAGGGTCCCGAGATCCAGGTCAGGGCGCGGGTGGGGTCCAGCAGCGGCAGCGCGCGGGGGACCGAGTCGACCACCTGGCCGGGGACGCGGACCACGCAGATGTGGTGGTCGGGGACGAGGGTGATCCGCCGCCGTCCCTGCTCGGGCCCGCCGTCGAGGACGATCGTGCCGGTCTCGGCGATCGCCAGGGCGCAGCCGGTCACCACGCTGTCGACCGCGTCCAGTTGGTACGGGGTGGAGTCCGCCCGGTCGTGGATCAGGGTCGGGTCGGCGGCCGCCAGCCAGTACGGGGGCAGCCCGGGCGGTACCAGGACCGAGGCCGCGCCCCGCTCGGCCAGGAGGCGGGCCAGCAGCGCGGCGATGCCGTCCTCGCCGACCCGGTGCACCTTCGCCCGGTACTCCGTGAGGTTCGCCGCGAGCAGGTCGACGGTCTCGGCCGGGGTGCGGGCTCCGTGCACCGGGAGGTAGTCCCGGGGGATCGCGGTGTCCGGGCGCGGCTCGGGCAGGGCCCGGCGGATGCGGGCCAGGATCTGCTCCCTGGCGCTCATGGGCGTGCCTCCTTCTCGCGCGCCGCCCACCAGTCTCGGAACGGGCGCTCGGGGAGCTCCGGCAGCTCCCGGCTGTCGGTCCAGGCCCGCCCCGGCCCCGGCAGCCGGCGCGGTCGCAGCCGTCGGGCCCGGGCCAGCAGCCGCTCCCCCGCGCGCAGCGCGCCCGGGCGGTCGAGGAGGATCCGGGCGGCCCGCATGGCGGCCCGTTCGGCGGTGTGGCCGTCGGCGGGGCGCAGGCGCACGCGGATCCCCTCGCGGGTCACCGGGCCGCCCTGGGCGATGCGTTCGCGCAGGTGGAGCAGTACCTCGGGGATGTCGATGGCGACCGGACAGACCTCGTAGCAGGCCCCGCACAGGGTGGAGGCGTAGGGCAGGGTGGCGTCGATCTCGCTTCCGGTGCCCCGGAGCTGGGGGCTGAGGATGGCGCCGATCGGGCCGGGGTAGACGGAGCCGTAGGCGTGGCCGCCGGCGCGCTCGTACACCGGGCAGACGTTGAGGCAGGCCGAGCAGCGGATGCAGCGCAGGGCCTGACGGCCCACCTCGTCGGCGAGGGTGTCGGTGCGGCCGTTGTCGAGGAGGACGAGGTGGAAGGCGGAGGGGCCGTCGCCGTCGACGACCCCGGTCCACATGGTCGTGTACGGGTTCATCCGCTCGGCCGTCGAGGAGCGGGGCAGGGTCTGGAGGAAGATCTCCAGGTCGCGGAAGGTGGGGACCACCTTCTCGATCCCGACCACGGAGATCAGCGTCTCGGGAAGGGTCAGGCACATCCTGCCGTTGCCCTCGGACTCCAGCACGACCATCGTGCCGGTCTCGGCGACCATGAAGTTGGCTCCGGACACGGCGACTTTGGCGCGCAGGAACTTCTCGCGCAGGTGCAGCCGGGCGGCCTCGGCGAGTTCGCGCGGGTCGTCGCCCAGCCCCTCGGGGGCCGGACGGCCCCAGCCGCCCATCTCCGCGGCGAAGATCTCGCGGATCTCGCCGCGGTTGCGGTGGATGGCCGGGACCAGGATGTGGGAGGGCCGGTCGTGGCCGAGCTGGACGATGAGCTCGGCGAGGTCGGTCTCGTACGCGGCGATCCCGGCCGCCTCCAGGGCCTCGTTCAGGCCGATCTCCTGGGTGGCCATGGACTTGACCTTGACCACTTCCGTCTCCCCGGTGGCCCGGACCAGGTCCGTCACGACGCGGTTGGCCTCCTCCGCGTCGGCCGCCCAGTGGACGGTGCCGCCCGCGGCGGTGACGGCGGCCTCCAGCTGGAGCAGGTACCGGTCCAGGTGCGCCAGCGTGTGGTCCTTGACTGCCTTGCCGGCCGCGCGCAGCCGGTCCCAGTCCTCCAGTTCGGCGACGGCCCGGGCCCGCTTGTCGCGGATGGTGTGCGTGGCGTGGCGCAGGTTGGCCCGCAGCACCTCGTCCCGTACGGCTTCGCGGGCCGCGTCGGGGAAGGCCGGCATGCCGAGGTACGTGCCCGTCATACGAGTCCTCCGAGCCCTTGGACGGGCTCCTCTTCCGTCGCGGCCAGGATCTCGGCGAGGTGCAGGGCCCGCAGCGGGGCGCCCCGGCGCCGCAGGATGCCGTCGAGGTGGGCGAGGCAGGAGTTGTCGGCCCCGCAGAGCACCTCGGCGCCCGTGGAGAGGGCGTGGGCGGTCTTGTCGGTGCCCATGGCCGCCGATACGTCCGGGTTCTTGACGGCGAAGGTCCCGCCGAAGCCGCAGCACTCCTCGGCGCCGGGCAGTTCGCGCAGTTCCAGACCGCGTACGGCCTCCAGCAGCCGGCGGGGCCGGTCGCCGAGGCCCAGAGTCCGCAGGCCGTGGCAGGACGGGTGGTAGGTGACGGTGTGCGGGAAGTGGGCGCCGACGTCGGTCACGCCGAGGACGTCGACCAGGAACTCGGTGAGCTCGTACACGCGCGGTACGAGGTCCTCGGCCAGCGCGGCCAGCCCCGGTCCCCGGCCCTCGGCCTCGGCCGCGCGCCCGATCCGGGGGTAGTGGGCGCGGACCATGGCGGCGCAGGAACCGGACGGGGTGACCACGTACTCGTACCCCGCGAAGGCCTCGGCGGTACGCCGGACCAGTGGTTCCGCCTCGCGCCGGTAGCCGGTGTTGTACTGCGGCTGCCCGCAGCAGCTCTGCGCGGCGGGGAAGTCCACGGTGACCCCGAGCCGCTCCAGGAGGCGGACCACGGCGATGCCCGTGCGCGGGTAGAGCGCGTCGTTGACGCAGGTGACGAACAGGGCGGCGCGCATGACGGGCAGAATAGCCCGGTGAAGAAGTTCTCAGTGATCGGCATAGGCGCGGGCGACCCGGACCACCTGACCCTCCAGGCGGTCAGGGCGATCGGCGCGGCGGACGCATTCCTCATCCTGGAGAAGGGCGAGGAGAAGGCGGATCTGACCGGGCTGCGGCGGGCGATGCTCGACGCGCACGCACGCCCCGGACACCGGCTGGTGGAGGGCCGCGATCCCGACCGGGACCGGACGCCCTCCGACTACACCCCCACGGTGGACGGCTGGCGCAGCGCGCGGGCCGAGCTCTTCGAGCGGTTCGTCGCGGAGGACCTGGCGGAGGGCGAGACGGGCGCGTTCCTGGTGTGGGGCGACCCCTCGCTCTACGACTCCACGCTCGCGATCCTCGACGAGGTGCTGGAGAAGGGCCGGGTCGCCTTCGAGCACGAGGTGGTGCCCGGCATCAGCAGCATCTCCTCGCTGCTGGCCCGCCACCGCACCACCCTCAACCGGGTGGGCCGCCCGGTCCAGATCACCACCGGGCGCCGGCTCGCGGAGGGCTGGCCGGACGGGGTGGACGACGTGGTGGTGATGCTGGACGCCCGGCACGCCTTCACCGCCCACCTCGACCAGGACCTGTACATCTACTGGGGTGCGTACGTCGGCACCCCCGACGAGATCCTGGTCTCGGGGAAGCTGGCGGAGGTCGCCGGCCGGATCGAGGAACTGCGCACCGAGGCCCGTGCCCGCAAGGGCTGGATCATGGACACGTACCTGCTCCGGCGCGACTGAGGCCCCGCCTCAGACCAGGTAGGCGGGCAGCACCTCGGCGAGCCGTTCGTACTCCTCGGCCCGGTTGTAGATCTGGCCGCTCACCCGGATGCCGCCGCCGCCCGGCCAGGGCCAGATGAGTACCCGGATCCGCTGCTCGGCCGCGATCCGCTCGCGCAGCGCGGCGGCGGCCGCAGGGGTTTCGGCCACCCCCGGCGGCAGGCGCAGCGTGCGCAGGGCGAGGCCTTCGGTGTACGGGAGCGGGGCGATTCCCGGGATCTCGGCGAGCAGGGCCGCGCCGTGGGCGGCCAGCGCGCTGTTGTGGGCGCGCACCTTGGCCGCGTCGAGCTCCTCCAGCAGGTCGAGCCCCTCCGGGGCGGCGAGCCAGCCGGTGTAGTCGAAGGTGGCGCGGTTCTCCACGGAGCGCGGGTAGCCGTGGTGGTCCTCCCAGGAGGGCACCGGCGGCCGGACCCGGGCACGGTGCCGCGGGGCGACGGACAGGATCGCGGTGCCGGACGGGGCGTAGGCCCATTTGTGGAGGTTGCCGAACCAGAAGTCGGCGCCCCCGCCCAGCGGGTCCGGGATCATGCCGGGCGCGTGCGCGCCGTCCACGATGGTGGTGACGCCGCGCTCGGCGAGCTCGGCGAGAAGCCGGGGCGAGGCGATGAGCCGGGCGGTGGGCGAGCTGATGTGGTCGAGCACGGCGACCCGGGTCCGCGGGGTGACCCCGGCCAGCACGGTTTCCCGTACGGCGTCCTCGTCGGGGAGGTCGGTCCCCAGGGCCACGGTGGTGAGCGGGGCGCGCCGCGCGGCGGCCGCGACGACGGTGCCGTAGCCGTGGTCGGTGACCAGGATCTCGTCGCCGGCGGCGAACTCCACGGCGTCGAGGGCCACGTTGGCGGCCTCGGTGGCGTTGGAAACGAAGGCGAGCGCGTCCGGCTCGGCGCCGAGCCGGGCGGCGATCCGGGTCCGGGCCCCGACGAGCCGGTCGGGGGCGCCGATGAAGAAGGCGTCGGGGTCCGCGTGCGCCTCGGCCCGCAGGGCGGCCTGTGCTTCCTGGACGGGGATCGGAACCGCTCCGAACGACCCGTGGTTCAGGTGGGCGATGTCATCGGAGAGCCGGAACAGCTCGCGGCCGCCCGGGAATTCGGCGGGGCGGCGTACGGACCCGGTGCGATCGGCACGGCCGGTCGGCTCGGGGCGTTCGGGCGGCTCGGGGAGCTGGGTCACGTGGGACCTCCGTGGGTGCGGCGCGGCTGTCGAGCCGATCATGCCCCGCCGCCCGCCCGGAGCGACAGACCTCTCCCCGGCCATCGCGGCCGGGGAGGGGGACCTCGGCCGCCGGGCCCTCAGGCCGCCGGCGGGCGCGCGGTCTGGCGGAGCGTGGGGCCCGCGCCCAGTTCCGCGAGCCAGGCGTCCAGGTCGGCCACGGCGGGCGGGTCCAGCAGGGCCGGGTCCACCGTGGTGCGGAGCTGGTGGGGCACCCCCGAGGCGAGCAGCAGGCGCAGGCCGCGCTCCGCGGAGGCGGCCGCGTGGCCGATGCCGGTGACCCGTTCGTAGCGGCCGGGCGGGGCCTTGACGTCGAAGCCGACCCAGTCCAGCAGGCCCGCGTCCAGCAGCCGGGCGAGGCGCCGGGGGAAGGCTCCCCCGGTGTGGAGCCCGACCTCCAGGCCGAGCGCACGGGCCTCCCGGACGGCCCGGGGCAGGCCGCGCTGGAGGAGCGGTTCCCCGCCCGAGAACACGATCCCGTCGAGCAGCCCCGTACGGCGGGCCAGGTGGCCGAGCACCTCGTCCCAGGAGACGGCGGCGGGGGTTCGGGCGGGCAGCAGGCCGGGGTTGTGGCAGTAGCCGCAGCGCCAGGGGCAGCCCTGGCAGAAGACGGTGGTGACCAGCCGGCCGGGCCAGTCGCAGGTGGACAGCCGGGACCAGCCGCCGATGCGGATGACCTCGTCCGGCTGCGCGCCGGACGCGGCCGGCACGGCGGGGCTCACACGGCCGCCTTGAAGTGGACGCGCTCGGCGTGTTCGCCCTTCTTGCCGATGTTGAAGGAGGACACCGGGCGGTGGTAGCCCATGACCCGGGTCCAGACCTCGCACACCGCCCCGCAGGTGGGGCAGTGGGGCTGCTCCCCCGCCAGGTAGCCGTGGTCCGCGCAGATGGAGAAGGTCGGGGTCACCGTCAGGTACGGGAGCCGGAAGGTCTCCAGCGCGCGCCGGACCA
Protein-coding sequences here:
- a CDS encoding VOC family protein, translated to MSSHLALTALVVHDYDEAIDFYTRALGFDLAEDTARPDGSRWVVVRPPGAKESALLLARAKDDAQRSRVGDQTGGRVGFFLYTDDFAADHARMTAEGVRFLEEPRHEPYGSVAVFQDLYGNRWDLLQPA
- a CDS encoding LutC/YkgG family protein, whose protein sequence is MSAREQILARIRRALPEPRPDTAIPRDYLPVHGARTPAETVDLLAANLTEYRAKVHRVGEDGIAALLARLLAERGAASVLVPPGLPPYWLAAADPTLIHDRADSTPYQLDAVDSVVTGCALAIAETGTIVLDGGPEQGRRRITLVPDHHICVVRVPGQVVDSVPRALPLLDPTRALTWISGPSATSDIELDRVEGVHGPRTLEVVLLGAQ
- a CDS encoding lactate utilization protein B; translation: MTGTYLGMPAFPDAAREAVRDEVLRANLRHATHTIRDKRARAVAELEDWDRLRAAGKAVKDHTLAHLDRYLLQLEAAVTAAGGTVHWAADAEEANRVVTDLVRATGETEVVKVKSMATQEIGLNEALEAAGIAAYETDLAELIVQLGHDRPSHILVPAIHRNRGEIREIFAAEMGGWGRPAPEGLGDDPRELAEAARLHLREKFLRAKVAVSGANFMVAETGTMVVLESEGNGRMCLTLPETLISVVGIEKVVPTFRDLEIFLQTLPRSSTAERMNPYTTMWTGVVDGDGPSAFHLVLLDNGRTDTLADEVGRQALRCIRCSACLNVCPVYERAGGHAYGSVYPGPIGAILSPQLRGTGSEIDATLPYASTLCGACYEVCPVAIDIPEVLLHLRERIAQGGPVTREGIRVRLRPADGHTAERAAMRAARILLDRPGALRAGERLLARARRLRPRRLPGPGRAWTDSRELPELPERPFRDWWAAREKEARP
- a CDS encoding (Fe-S)-binding protein; the encoded protein is MRAALFVTCVNDALYPRTGIAVVRLLERLGVTVDFPAAQSCCGQPQYNTGYRREAEPLVRRTAEAFAGYEYVVTPSGSCAAMVRAHYPRIGRAAEAEGRGPGLAALAEDLVPRVYELTEFLVDVLGVTDVGAHFPHTVTYHPSCHGLRTLGLGDRPRRLLEAVRGLELRELPGAEECCGFGGTFAVKNPDVSAAMGTDKTAHALSTGAEVLCGADNSCLAHLDGILRRRGAPLRALHLAEILAATEEEPVQGLGGLV
- the cobF gene encoding precorrin-6A synthase (deacetylating), which codes for MKKFSVIGIGAGDPDHLTLQAVRAIGAADAFLILEKGEEKADLTGLRRAMLDAHARPGHRLVEGRDPDRDRTPSDYTPTVDGWRSARAELFERFVAEDLAEGETGAFLVWGDPSLYDSTLAILDEVLEKGRVAFEHEVVPGISSISSLLARHRTTLNRVGRPVQITTGRRLAEGWPDGVDDVVVMLDARHAFTAHLDQDLYIYWGAYVGTPDEILVSGKLAEVAGRIEELRTEARARKGWIMDTYLLRRD
- a CDS encoding aminotransferase class V-fold PLP-dependent enzyme — encoded protein: MTQLPEPPERPEPTGRADRTGSVRRPAEFPGGRELFRLSDDIAHLNHGSFGAVPIPVQEAQAALRAEAHADPDAFFIGAPDRLVGARTRIAARLGAEPDALAFVSNATEAANVALDAVEFAAGDEILVTDHGYGTVVAAAARRAPLTTVALGTDLPDEDAVRETVLAGVTPRTRVAVLDHISSPTARLIASPRLLAELAERGVTTIVDGAHAPGMIPDPLGGGADFWFGNLHKWAYAPSGTAILSVAPRHRARVRPPVPSWEDHHGYPRSVENRATFDYTGWLAAPEGLDLLEELDAAKVRAHNSALAAHGAALLAEIPGIAPLPYTEGLALRTLRLPPGVAETPAAAAALRERIAAEQRIRVLIWPWPGGGGIRVSGQIYNRAEEYERLAEVLPAYLV
- a CDS encoding anaerobic ribonucleoside-triphosphate reductase activating protein, coding for MSPAVPAASGAQPDEVIRIGGWSRLSTCDWPGRLVTTVFCQGCPWRCGYCHNPGLLPARTPAAVSWDEVLGHLARRTGLLDGIVFSGGEPLLQRGLPRAVREARALGLEVGLHTGGAFPRRLARLLDAGLLDWVGFDVKAPPGRYERVTGIGHAAASAERGLRLLLASGVPHQLRTTVDPALLDPPAVADLDAWLAELGAGPTLRQTARPPAA
- the nrdD gene encoding anaerobic ribonucleoside-triphosphate reductase; protein product: MLQAGTDANPYYTNSSQLPVGWTDDPFEALERQDELQGKCTGGTVLHLYTPERIPTAEACRKLVRRALETFRLPYLTVTPTFSICADHGYLAGEQPHCPTCGAVCEVWTRVMGYHRPVSSFNIGKKGEHAERVHFKAAV